TCACCCCCTCGATCGGGTTCGAGCTCGGCCCGTGGGAACTGCCGTTGGAGAACTTCCTGCGCTCGCTGACGCTGCTGAGTGATGACGACACGCCCGTGATGCTGCCGGCGCACGGCATGCCCGGCGGGAGCGTCGGCCGGCGTGCGCGCGCACTGCTGGCGCACCACGATGATCGGCTCGCCCAGACAGTCGCTGTCGTCGGTGAACTGGCGCCCTGCACGGGTTCGGCCGTGGCCCGGGCACTGACCTGGACGCGGCACGACCGCAGCTTCGACACTCTGAGCACCTTCGACCAGATGTTCGCCACCTGTGAGACGCTCGCGCATCTCGACGTGCTGGTCGCTCGAAATGTGTTGACCGCGAAGGACAACGACGGTGTGGATGTCTTCAGCACTGCCCGCTGAAGACGTCCACACCGTCGTTTCCGGACCCGCTCAGGCGCAGGTCCACCCACCGTCGACATACAGTTCGCTGCCGGTGATGAAGGTCGAATCGTCGCCGGCAAGGAAGGCGACCGCCGCGGCGACCTCCTCGGCGCGACCGAGCCGGCCCATCGGGGTGTGCTCGAGCATCGCCCGGTACCGCTCACTACCCTCGTATCGGTCGAGCAGCTGGCGGGTCTCGATGAATGCCGGGTGGATCGAATTGACCCGGACTCCCTTGGCGGCCCAGTACAACGCCGCGTTCTTGGTCATCGTCCGGACCGCTCCCTTGGCCGCCGCATACGCCAGGCTGTTGCCCAGTCCGCCCACGGTGCCCAGGATCGAGCAGAGGTTGACGATCGATCCTCCGCCGGTGCGCTCGATGAGCGCACCGGCGTGCTTCATGCCCAGCCAGGTACCGGTCTGGCTGATCGCGATCACCTTGTTGTAGCGTTCCAGATCCTCGTCCACCACCGTCGCCAGGCTGCCGACGGCGCCGTTGGCGACGAGCACGTCCAGGCGCGAGCAGCGTTCGGCGATCGCCTCGACCGCGTCGCGCCACTGCTGCTCATCGCTGATGTCCAGCTCGAGCACATGATGGCGTTCGGGATCCGGGATGTCCGCCGCCACCCGCGCACACGCTTCGGCATCCAGATCCGTCAGCACGAGCACGGCGCCCTCGCCGGCAAGCCGTCGCGCGATCTCCACACCGATGCCACCGGAGGATCCCGTCAGCAGGACCACTTTGTCGCGCAATCGCCTACTGCCGTTCGTCATACGTTCGTCTCCACTTCCGGCCTCGGCCGTCGCATCCGGATCACAGATTGCTCAACACGTTCCGGCCGCCCACGAGCATCGCCGCCGCCACGCCCACGGTGGTGACCGCCGTCATGAGCAGCGCCATCGCGGCGACAAGTGGATAGGAGCCGTTCTGCCACAGATCGAACAGCAGGGTTCCCATCACCTGGGTGGTCGACGCGCGCACCAGAAGTGAGGCGGCGAATTCGTGCGTGAGCAGGATGAACATCAGCGCGACGGCGCTGAGTACGGTCGGGCGCATCAGTGGGAGCATCACCCGGATGTTGGTGACCATCGGTGATGCTCCGCTGGTCGCCGACGCCTCGCTGTAGGTGTTGCCGAGTGCGAGCAGCGCGGTCATCTGCATCCGGATCGCGTAGGGCAGCATCAGGACGATGTAGACCAGGATGATGACCGTGCGGGTCCCGTACAGGATCAGGGGCGGCTCGGTATAGGTCAGCAGGAATCCGACACCGAAGATCACCGCGGGAATTCCCATCGGCAACACGGTGATGAGGTCGGCGATCACCGCGAGGACCCGGAATCGCTTGCCGCGCACCAGCAATGCGGCCACCGCGTAGCCGATGGGAATGCAGATGGCCACGGCGATCAGCGAGGTGACGACGCTGGTGACGACCGAGTCCACGATCGACTGGTTCGAGGCCAGACTCCGGAAGTTCGCGAGCGTGAGGATGTCCGGGGACAGCGAGCCCGACCAATACGGCGTCAACGAGACGATGACGAGCCCGAGCAGGGGGACTACCAGGGCCAACAGGGCGTAGATCAGCAGAGTCACCGAGGCCCAGGCGGACCGACCCGGCGGCGCCGAGAAGGCCTTGCCGCCGTGGGTGACGAACCGGCTCTGGTTGCCCAGCACCCCTTTCTGGATCAGGACCACCGCGAGCCCGAAGAGCACCAAGGGCGAACCCGCCGCCGCGGCCGCGGCGAAATCCGCCGGTGACTCCGAAACTCGGTGGTACATGTCGGTGGTCAGAACCTGCACGCCCTTGTTCTGACCGAGCAGCAGCGGCCCGGTGAACTGTCCCAGGCCCAGCAGCAGGGCGATGCCACCGCCGTAGACCAGCGACGGGCGCAACAGGGGAAGCACGACCCGGAAGAACACCCCTACCGTCGAGGACCCGTTGACCTGGGCCGCTTCGAGGTGTTCGGAATTGATGCTCTGCATGCCGGCGCTGACGAACAGGTAGACGAACGAGGTCAGACTGAAACCGGTGAGGATGACGATCCAGGGCACCGTGTAGACGTCGACCGGCCCGGTGTCCGAACCGCTCCACCAGGGCAGGTGCCGCAGTGCCACATTGAGATATCCGGGTCCGGGGGACAGCAGGAACGTCCAGCCGACGATATTGGCGACCGCGGGCATCACGATCGGCAGGATCGGGACGATACGCAGAAACGAGAGGCGTGCCGGGAGCCGGCTCGCGGCGAAGGCGAGCAGGGTTCCGAGCAGCAGCGCGATCACCAGCGATCCGACGGCCAGCACGATCGTGGTCCGGATGGTGTCGCCGATGTCGTAGCGGCCGTACTGACTTCGGTAGCCCTGTGCTTCGTTCTCGAACGCCAGTGCCTGCAACCGGATCATCGGTACGACGACGAGATAGGCGAGAATCGCGAGCAGGACCAGATATCCGATCCGGGCCCGCCACTGCGCCGGTATCGCGATCGGTCGGGCTGCGGGGATGTTCAGTGAGGTCATCAGGCCGGTCCTCCCGCGCTCGCCGGCACCGCCACGGGTGGCGTTGGATCGAGATCGCCTGCGGTGGGGAAGATCCGGAGGTTCGCGGGGGAGAAGCTCACCACGACCGGGGCCCCTGGGCGGCTGTTGCGCAGCGCCGGGCCGTGTACCGCGGCGTCCGCTCGCAGCTGTAGCTTCTCGCCGCCGGTCGTCACCGTCACATCGAAGTAGCGGCCACCGTATTCGTAGGTGACCAGTTCCGCGTTCAGGACGACGTTTCCCAGCGGCACATGCTGGGCCGAACTATGCAACAGCACATCGTCGGGACGCAGTCGCGCGACCGCTGCCGAGCCACGATCGGCCGAGTCCTGGACCAGCGCGTGAGTCAGATCGATGGGATCGCCCGCCGACGTCCGCCAGCCGTCGTGATGATGGCGGAGTTCGAGCCGGTTGGCCATGCCGATGAAGGCCGCGACATACTCCGACACCGGATTCTCGAAGACCCATTCGGGTGCGTCGTATTGTTCGATCCTGCCCGACTTCATGATCGCGAGGCGATCGCCGAGCGCGAACGCCTCGGCCTGGTCGTGGGTCACGAACACCGCGGTGAAGCCCAATCGCTGGTGTAGCTGGTGGATCTGGGTGCGCACCTGATCACGCAGCCTGGCATCGAGGTTGCTCAAGGGTTCGTCGAACAGCACCAGATCCGGTTGGGCGACCAGACCACGTGCCACGGCCACTCGCTGTTGCTGCCCGCCACTGAGCTGCGAGGGATAGCGATCGAGCAGGGCGCCGCAATCCACCATCTCCGCGGCGGCCTCGACCGCACCGTCGGCGATCGCCTGTTTGCGCTTGCGCACCTTCAGCGGATACCGGATGTTGTTCCGGACCGTCATGTGCGGCCACAGCGCGTACGACTGGAACACCATCCCGATATTGCGCTTGTGCGGGGGAACATTCGCACGGGCCGGGCCGTCGAAGACGACGTGGTCCTTGAACGCGATCGAGCCGCCCTGTGGGGTTTCCAGACCCGCCAGACAACGCAGCGTGGTCGTCTTTCCGCACCCGCTCGGACCGAGCAGGACAACGAATTCCCCCTCCTCGATGTCGAGGTCGAGTTCATCGACGACAACGTTGGATCCGTACGTCTTGGTCAGCCCGGCGATATTGAATCCCGACATCGACTCATGCCTCCAGTGTCTGTCGCTTGGGGGTGTAGACGCCCGCAGCGGTACCGCCGTCGACGAGCAGATCCACACCGGTGATGTAGGCGCTGTCGGCGCCGGCCAGGAATGCGATCACCTTGGCCACCTCGTCGGCCGAACCCCGGCGCTGCATCGGGATACTGCGCACATATGCCTGGACGTCATCGGATTCGAAGCCCGGGCCTGTGGTGATATCGGTATCGATGCTGCCGGGGCAGACCGAGTTGACCCGGATACCCCGACCGGCCAGTTCCAGGGCCGCGACCTTCGTCAGCGCGCGGACCCCGAATTTGGCGGCCCCGTAGGCGCCCAGTTCGGCCGTGGCCAGCACCCCGCGCAGCGACGAGATCGTGATGACCGCCCCGCCGTCCGACATGGCCGACGCGGCGGTCCGCACGGCCAGGAAGGTGCCGACCAGATGCTGATCGACAATGGCGCGGAACTGCTCCGGCGTGGTGTGCTCGAGCGGTGCTTTCAGCGCCGAACCGGCGCAGTTGACCAGCACCTGGAGCGGGTGGTCCGCCCACACCATCTCGGAAACGACTGCCTGCCAATCGGATTCGACTGTGACATCGAGCTTGCGGTAGTGTGCGCCGGGCCCGAGTCGCCGGGCTCGCTCCTTGCCCGCGGCATCGTCGACATCGGTGA
The genomic region above belongs to Nocardia spumae and contains:
- a CDS encoding SDR family NAD(P)-dependent oxidoreductase — translated: MTNGSRRLRDKVVLLTGSSGGIGVEIARRLAGEGAVLVLTDLDAEACARVAADIPDPERHHVLELDISDEQQWRDAVEAIAERCSRLDVLVANGAVGSLATVVDEDLERYNKVIAISQTGTWLGMKHAGALIERTGGGSIVNLCSILGTVGGLGNSLAYAAAKGAVRTMTKNAALYWAAKGVRVNSIHPAFIETRQLLDRYEGSERYRAMLEHTPMGRLGRAEEVAAAVAFLAGDDSTFITGSELYVDGGWTCA
- a CDS encoding SDR family NAD(P)-dependent oxidoreductase; amino-acid sequence: MYETAEPLRGVNVLVTGASGGIGGATAELFAGRGATVYLTDVDDAAGKERARRLGPGAHYRKLDVTVESDWQAVVSEMVWADHPLQVLVNCAGSALKAPLEHTTPEQFRAIVDQHLVGTFLAVRTAASAMSDGGAVITISSLRGVLATAELGAYGAAKFGVRALTKVAALELAGRGIRVNSVCPGSIDTDITTGPGFESDDVQAYVRSIPMQRRGSADEVAKVIAFLAGADSAYITGVDLLVDGGTAAGVYTPKRQTLEA
- a CDS encoding ABC transporter permease, with protein sequence MTSLNIPAARPIAIPAQWRARIGYLVLLAILAYLVVVPMIRLQALAFENEAQGYRSQYGRYDIGDTIRTTIVLAVGSLVIALLLGTLLAFAASRLPARLSFLRIVPILPIVMPAVANIVGWTFLLSPGPGYLNVALRHLPWWSGSDTGPVDVYTVPWIVILTGFSLTSFVYLFVSAGMQSINSEHLEAAQVNGSSTVGVFFRVVLPLLRPSLVYGGGIALLLGLGQFTGPLLLGQNKGVQVLTTDMYHRVSESPADFAAAAAAGSPLVLFGLAVVLIQKGVLGNQSRFVTHGGKAFSAPPGRSAWASVTLLIYALLALVVPLLGLVIVSLTPYWSGSLSPDILTLANFRSLASNQSIVDSVVTSVVTSLIAVAICIPIGYAVAALLVRGKRFRVLAVIADLITVLPMGIPAVIFGVGFLLTYTEPPLILYGTRTVIILVYIVLMLPYAIRMQMTALLALGNTYSEASATSGASPMVTNIRVMLPLMRPTVLSAVALMFILLTHEFAASLLVRASTTQVMGTLLFDLWQNGSYPLVAAMALLMTAVTTVGVAAAMLVGGRNVLSNL
- a CDS encoding ABC transporter ATP-binding protein encodes the protein MSGFNIAGLTKTYGSNVVVDELDLDIEEGEFVVLLGPSGCGKTTTLRCLAGLETPQGGSIAFKDHVVFDGPARANVPPHKRNIGMVFQSYALWPHMTVRNNIRYPLKVRKRKQAIADGAVEAAAEMVDCGALLDRYPSQLSGGQQQRVAVARGLVAQPDLVLFDEPLSNLDARLRDQVRTQIHQLHQRLGFTAVFVTHDQAEAFALGDRLAIMKSGRIEQYDAPEWVFENPVSEYVAAFIGMANRLELRHHHDGWRTSAGDPIDLTHALVQDSADRGSAAVARLRPDDVLLHSSAQHVPLGNVVLNAELVTYEYGGRYFDVTVTTGGEKLQLRADAAVHGPALRNSRPGAPVVVSFSPANLRIFPTAGDLDPTPPVAVPASAGGPA